Proteins found in one Oryza glaberrima chromosome 4, OglaRS2, whole genome shotgun sequence genomic segment:
- the LOC127769267 gene encoding sedoheptulose-1,7-bisphosphatase, chloroplastic, whose amino-acid sequence METVAAASYTRGAATRSPACCAAMSFSQSYRPKAARPPSTFYGESLRVNTARSLPSGRQSKAASRAALSTRCEIGDSLEEFLTKATPDKNLIRLLICMGEAMRTISFKVRTASCGGTACVNSFGDEQLAVDMLADKLLFEALEYSHVCKYACSEEVPELQDMGGPVDGGFSVAFDPLDGSSIVDTNFTVGTIFGVWPGDKLTGVTGGDQVAAAMGIYGPRTTYIIALKDCPGTHEFLLLDEGKWQHVKDTTTIGEGKMFSPGNLRATFDNPEYDKLINYYVKEKYTLRYTGGMVPDVNQIIVKEKGIFTNVTSPTAKAKLRLLFEVAPLGFLIEKAGGCSSDGKQSVLDKVINNLDERTQVAYGSKNEIIRFEETLYGSSRLTAGATVGAAA is encoded by the exons ATGGAGACGGTGGCCGCGGCCAGCTACACCCGCGGGGCGGCGACGCGCTCGCCAGCGTGCTGCGCCGCCATGTCCTTCTCGCAGTCCTACAGGCCCAAG GCCGCTAGACCACCGAGCACGTTCTACGGCGAGTCGCTGCGGGTTAACACGGCGAGGTCGCTGCCGTCTGGGAGGCAGTCCAAGGCGGCGAGCCGGGCGGCGCTCAGCACCCGGTGCGAGATCGGGGACAGCCTG GAGGAGTTCCTGACCAAGGCGACGCCGGACAAGAACCTCATCAGGCTGCTCATCTGCATGGGGGAGGCGATGAGGACGATCTCGTTCAAGGTCAGGACGGCGTCGTGCGGCGGCACCGCCTGCGTCAACTCCTTCGGTGACGAGCAGCTCGCCGTCGATATGCTCGCCGACAAGCTCCTCTTCGAG GCTCTGGAATACTCTCATGTCTGCAAGTATGCGTGCTCCGAGGAAGTCCCGGAGCTGCAAGACATGGGTGGACCAGTCGATG GTGGTTTCAGTGTAGCATTCGACCCTCTTGATGGGTCCAGCATTGTCGACACGAACTTCACAGTTGGAACCATATTTGGTGTCTGGCCTGGTGACAAGCTGACAGGCGTCACCGGTGGAGACCAAGTTGCTGCTGCCATGGGCATCTATGGCCCTCGCACTACTTACATTATCGCTCTCAAAGACTGTCCTGGAACTCAtgaattccttcttcttgaTGAAG GAAAATGGCAGCATGTCAAGGACACCACAACCATTGGAGAGGGGAAAATGTTCTCTCCTGGTAACCTGAGGGCTACATTTGATAATCCTGAATATGACAAG CTCATCAACTACTATGTCAAGGAGAAGTACACATTGCGTTACACTGGAGGAATGGTTCCTGATGTCAACCAG ATCATAGTTAAGGAGAAGGGCATCTTCACCAACGTGACGTCTCCGACAGCCAAGGCCAAGCTGAGGCTCCTGTTCGAGGTGGCGCCGTTGGGTTTCTTGATAGAGAAAGCCGGCGGGTGCAGCAGCGACGGCAAACAGTCGGTGCTGGACAAGGTGATCAACAACCTCGACGAGCGGACTCAAGTGGCCTACGGTTCCAAGAACGAGATCATCCGGTTCGAGGAGACTCTCTACGGCTCGTCGAGGctcaccgccggcgccaccgtgggcgccgccgcctaA